The stretch of DNA CAGTACTTGCATTGCAGGAATTGACAGACGATCTGGTTGCGCAATTAGACGCTTCGGGATTGTCTGATTTGCTTCCGTACCGTCAGTTGGGGGAGAACAAAGGAACGGATAATGGCGGATTCAATGGTGTGTGGATTCGTATTGAACCAAGCGACATGTCTCCGGTCACTGCGGTGATTCCCGCGGCCGACGTGCCGGGCGTGTGCTTCCCGATCGATTCGATGCGCGGCATCACGTTTGTTTCGGCACATCCGAAGTCTCCGATGCGCGGATGCAAGGAATGGTCCGCCGGCATCATTGGCTTGGGGGAATTGGCGACCACTCAGAAGCAGGGCGACATCACCGTTGTGCTGGGTGATTTGAACTCCGGTACCGATCATCCGAGCTTCCGCAAGCTGCTGGATGCGGGCTTCAAGGATGCGGCCCTGTGCGAGGCGAAGGGCCGTCATGCCACGTTCCCATCATGGCTGCCGTGGCCGCGCATCATTCTCGACCATGTGCTTTTCACCAAGGGATTGGACGCTTCCGATGTGAGTTCGTTCCGCGTTGAAGGCAGCGATCATCTTGCGCTTGCTGCCACGCTGACGTTGAAGTAGTTGATGGCGATTATGCGGTAGTCGATTCGGCTGAAAACAGCTGATTAGAGTACGCAAAAAGGGGATGTGATTCGTTTTGAATCACATCCCCTTTTTTACGTTACCGTTTTCGCGTCGCTTGCTTTAGTGCAGCAAGCCGGACAGTCCGCCACCAAAGTTCGGCGGCAGCTCACCGGCATCGCCCATCATGTCTTGCAATCCGGCAGGAAGCGCAGGATTCTGCGGCTTCTTGGCAAAAGCGGAACCGCCGGAAGACTTACCGCCGGAGTTCTTACCGGCAAGCTTGTCGCGCAACGCCTTCTCTTCAGCCTCGCGCTTCATTGGATTTCCGGACTTACCGCCCTTCTTCTTGCCCTTCTTGCCCTTCTTGCCTTTGCCGCCGCCCATGGCAGGGCCGCCAAAGCCAGGCATGCCAGCGCCAGCCTTGTTGCTCATACGCTTCATCATCTTCGCAGCCTGCTCGAAACGCTGCAACAGCGCGTTTACCTGCGAAACGGTCACACCGGAACCGTAAGCGATACGAGCTCGACGAGAACCGTCAATAATCGAAGGGTCACGACGTTCCGCAGGAGTCATCGAACGAATAATGGCCTCCGTACGATCGATTTCCCTCTCGTCGAACTGCTCAAGTTCTTTACGATGCGCGGCCATACCCGGAATCATGCCAAGCAGATTCTTCATCGGACCAAGCTTGCGCACCTGCTGCAGCTGATCGAGGAAATCATCCAAACCAAAGGAACCATCGGAAATCTTGATGGCGGCCTTACGAGCTTCTTCCTCATCGAACTGCTTCTGCGCCTGCTCGATCAGGGTAAGAATATCGCCCATATCGAGAATGCGGGAAGCCATACGATCCGGGTGGAAAACCTCGAAATCCTTCAGGCCTTCGCCAGTGGAAGCGAACAGAATCGGCTTGCCGGTAACGGAGGCGACCGAAAGCGCGGCACCACCACGGGCGTCGCCATCAAGCTTCGAAAGCACCACGCCGGTGAAGTCCACGCCCTCATCGAACGCCTTCGCCGTCTGCACGGCATCCTGACCGATCATCGCGTCGATCACGAACAGGATTTCGTTCGGCTGCACGGCGTCGCGAATATCGCGAGCCTGCTTCATCAGCTCTTCGTCAACGCCGAGACGGCCTGCGGTATCGATGATGACCGTGTCGTACAGCTTCTGCTTGGCCAGCGCAACAGCGTCACGCGCCACCTTCACCGGATCGCCGGTGGTCAGACCCGGGGAAGCAACGGCTTCGCCACCATCGGACTGCACACCCTTTTCCGGAGCGTACACGGGCACGCCTGCACGTTCGCCAACCACCTGCAACTGCGTCACTGCGTTCGGACGCTGCAAATCGGCCGCGACCAACAGCGGAGTGTGGCCGGAATCCTTCAGCCAGTAGCCGAGTTTGCCTGCGAGGGTGGTTTTACCAGCACCCTGAAGACCAGCGAGCATGATGATGGTCGGCGGATTCTTCGCAAAATTCAGCGGGCGGTCAACGCCAGCGCCAAGCACGGCCGTCAACTCTTCGTTGACGATCTTCACGACCTGCTGGGCCGGATTCAGCGCTTGGGAAACCTCGGTGCCGAGCGCACGCTCGCGGATTCGACCGGTGAAGGAACGCACCACGTCGAGCGCCACATCAGCGTCGAGCAGCGCGCGGCGGATTTCGCGGATCGTACCATCGATATCAGCCTCGGAAAGCTTGCCTTTGCTCTTCAGATGCTTGAACGCATTCGAGAGCCTATCTGTCAAAGAACTAAATGCTGCCATAATGTTCCTCAGTCTAGCCGTCCCGCGGGAAATTTCGCATCCCGCTTTTGGTGTGGTTGATGAGATTCGATTGGGATGCTCGCCACCATTCGGCGGGGAAATGAAAATCCCGTCTCTTCCAATAGGAGAAGACGGGATTATTGCTTATCAAGAATGCAGCGGATTATTTGAGGGTCCAGGTGGGGCCTTGTGGGGTGTCTTCGATGGCGATTCCGGCTGCGCCCAAGGCGTCACGAATGGCGTCGGCGCGGGCGAAATCCTTGGCCTTGCGGGCTTCGGCACGCTCCTCCAACTGTTCGGAAACCAAACGGTCAAGCGCAGTATGCTCAGCGGAATCGGCACCGGCTCCGGCGGCGCCGGCCGCACCTTCGCTTACCCACGGCTCCGCCAGCGGATCCAAACCAAGCGTATCGAGCATCGCACGCACATTCACCAAAACAGCGCGAACTTCATCCTTCGCAACATCCGAATCAACACGATCGGCAAGCTTCGAAAGCAACGTGTTGCCGGAACGAATCGCCGTGAAAATCGCAGCGGAGGCGCCGGAAACATTAATGTCGTCATTCATTGCGGCAACGAAATCAGCCGGAAGATCATCGGCAGAAACCGAAACGATCTCCTCACGGGACGGCTGCCCGCCGACGGCGGCGCCGGCACGTTCGATGAAATTCGACACACGATCGTACGCGGACTGAGCCTCGGTCAACGTCTGATCCGACCATTCCAACATGGAACGATACTGCACGGAACCAAGCGCGTAACGCACCACCCAAGCGGAATTTTCCGCCAAAACCGCCGGTACGGACAAGCCATTGCCCAGC from Bifidobacterium catenulatum PV20-2 encodes:
- a CDS encoding endonuclease/exonuclease/phosphatase family protein, yielding MIIALWIALIICVVWIALGEMPAGWDGHLPLPYLIALIPLLWIPTLVIAVAGFALHEPALGGVAAAVCFASLLRKIAYWMENLNSPNTAQKVAEKLAEKRETSRETSNEAVVESAKHGRFRVMTLNCRFGRANAAAIVSAVKKHDIAVLALQELTDDLVAQLDASGLSDLLPYRQLGENKGTDNGGFNGVWIRIEPSDMSPVTAVIPAADVPGVCFPIDSMRGITFVSAHPKSPMRGCKEWSAGIIGLGELATTQKQGDITVVLGDLNSGTDHPSFRKLLDAGFKDAALCEAKGRHATFPSWLPWPRIILDHVLFTKGLDASDVSSFRVEGSDHLALAATLTLK
- the ffh gene encoding signal recognition particle protein, whose product is MAAFSSLTDRLSNAFKHLKSKGKLSEADIDGTIREIRRALLDADVALDVVRSFTGRIRERALGTEVSQALNPAQQVVKIVNEELTAVLGAGVDRPLNFAKNPPTIIMLAGLQGAGKTTLAGKLGYWLKDSGHTPLLVAADLQRPNAVTQLQVVGERAGVPVYAPEKGVQSDGGEAVASPGLTTGDPVKVARDAVALAKQKLYDTVIIDTAGRLGVDEELMKQARDIRDAVQPNEILFVIDAMIGQDAVQTAKAFDEGVDFTGVVLSKLDGDARGGAALSVASVTGKPILFASTGEGLKDFEVFHPDRMASRILDMGDILTLIEQAQKQFDEEEARKAAIKISDGSFGLDDFLDQLQQVRKLGPMKNLLGMIPGMAAHRKELEQFDEREIDRTEAIIRSMTPAERRDPSIIDGSRRARIAYGSGVTVSQVNALLQRFEQAAKMMKRMSNKAGAGMPGFGGPAMGGGKGKKGKKGKKKGGKSGNPMKREAEEKALRDKLAGKNSGGKSSGGSAFAKKPQNPALPAGLQDMMGDAGELPPNFGGGLSGLLH